The Callithrix jacchus isolate 240 chromosome X, calJac240_pri, whole genome shotgun sequence genome contains a region encoding:
- the ATP2B3 gene encoding plasma membrane calcium-transporting ATPase 3 isoform X18: protein MGDMANSSIEFHPKPQQQREAPHAGGFGCTLAELRTLMELRGAEALQKIEETYGDVSGLCRRLKTSPTVGLADNTNDLEKRRQIYGQNFIPPKQPKTFLQLVWEALQDVTLIILEVAAIVSLGLSFYAPPGEESEACGNVSGGTEDEGEAEAGWIEGAAILLSVICVVLVTAFNDWSKEKQFRGLQSRIEQEQKFTVIRNGQLLQVPVAALVVGDIAQVKYGDLLPADGVLIQANDLKIDESSLTGESDHVRKSADKDPMLLSGTHVMEGSGRMVVTAVGVNSQTGIIFTLLGAGGEEEEKKDKKGKQQDGAMESSQTKAKRQDGAVAMEMQPLKSAEGGEMEDREKKRARAPKKEKSVLQGKLTKLAVQIGKAGLVMSAITVIILVLYFVIETFVVEGRTWLAECTPVYVQYFVKFFIIGVTVLVVAVPEGLPLAVTISLAYSVKKMMKDNNLVRHLDACETMGNATAICSDKTGTLTTNRMTVVQSYLGDTHYKEIPAPSALTPKILDLLVHAISINSAYTTKILPPEKEGALPRQVGNKTECALLGFVLDLKRDFQPVREQIPEDKLYKVYTFNSVRKSMSTVIRMPDGGFRLFSKGASEILLKNFRPRDRDDIVRKIIEPMACDGLRTICIAYRDFPEGQEPDWDNENEVVSDLTCIAVVGIEDPVRPEVPEAIRKCQRAGITVRMVTGDNINTARAIAAKCGIIQPGEDFLCLEGKEFNRRIRNEKGEIEQERLDKVWPKLRVLARSSPTDKHTLVKGIIDSTSGEQRQVVAVTGDGTNDGPALKKADVGFAMGIAGTDVAKEASDIILTDDNFTSIVKAVMWGRNVYDSISKFLQFQLTVNVVAVIVAFTGACITQDSPLKAVQMLWVNLIMDTFASLALATEPPTESLLLRKPYGRDKPLISRTMMKNILGHAVYQLAIIFTLLFVGELFFDIDSGRNAPLHSPPSEHYTIIFNTFVMMQLFNEINARKIHGERNVFDGIFSNPIFCTIVLGTFGIQIVIVQFGGKPFSCSPLSTEQWLWCLFVGVGELVWGQVIATIPTSQLKCLKEAGHGPGKDEMTDEELAEGEEEIDHAERELRRGQILWFRGLNRIQTQMEVVSTFKRSASLQGAVRRRSSVLSQLHDVTNLSTPTHVILSAANPASAAGNPGGESIP from the exons GCCTGGCGGACAACACCAATGACCTGGAGAAGCGCAGGCAGATCTACGGGCAGAACTTCATCCCGCCCAAGCAGCCCAAGACTTTCCTGCAGCTGGTATGGGAGGCCCTGCAGGACGTCACCCTCATCATCCTGGAGGTGGCTGCCATCGTCTCCCTGGGCCTCTCATTCTACGCACCGCCAGGAGAGGAGAGTGAAG CTTGCGGGAATGTGTCAGGAGGCACAGAAGATGAGGGCGAGGCAGAGGCTGGCTGGATCGAGGGGGCTGCCATCCTGCTGTCCGTCATCTGTGTGGTGCTGGTGACGGCCTTCAATGACTGGAGCAAGGAGAAGCAGTTCCGAGGCCTGCAGAGCCGGATTGAGCAGGAGCAGAAGTTCACGGTCATCCGGAATGGGCAGCTCCTCCAGGTCCCCGTGGCTGCGCTGGTGGTGGGGGACATTGCCCAGGTCAAGTACG GAGACCTGCTGCCAGCCGATGGCGTGCTCATCCAGGCCAACGACCTCAAGATCGACGAGAGCTCCCTGACAGGCGAGTCTGACCACGTGCGCAAGTCAGCTGACAAAGACCCCATGCTGCTCTCAG GCACTCATGTCATGGAAGGTTCTGGAAGAATGGTGGTGACTGCTGTTGGCGTGAACTCCCAGACAGGCATCATCTTCACACTGCTTGGAGCTGgcggagaggaagaagagaagaaggataAGAAAG GCAAGCAGCAGGATGGGGCCATGGAGAGTAGCCAGACCAAAG CTAAGAGGCAGGATGGGGCAGTGGCCATGGAAATGCAACCCCTGAAGAGTGCGGAGGGTGGGGAAATGGAGGATCGGGAGAAGAAGAGAGCCCGCGCACCCAAGAAAGAGAAGTCTGTTCTTCAGGGGAAGCTCACGAAGCTAGCCGTGCAGATCGGGAAAGCAG GGCTGGTGATGTCTGCCATCACTGTGATCATCCTGGTCCTCTACTTTGTGATCGAGACGTTTGTTGTGGAGGGCCGGACGTGGCTGGCGGAGTGCACGCCGGTCTATGTGCAGTACTTTGTGAAGTTCTTCATCATCGGTGTCACTGTGCTGGTCGTGGCTGTCCCAGAGGGCCTGCCTCTTGCTGTCACCATCTCCTTAGCTTACTCTGTCAAG AAAATGATGAAAGACAACAACCTGGTGCGCCACCTGGATGCCTGTGAGACCATGGGTAATGCCACAGCCATCTGTTCTGACAAGACGGGCACGCTCACCACCAACCGCATGACCGTGGTCCAGTCCTATCTAGGGGACACCCACTACAAAGAGATTCCGGCCCCCAGCGCCCTGACCCCTAAGATCCTTGACCTCTTGGTCCATGCCATCTCCATCAACAGTGCCTATACCACCAAAATACTA CCTCCTGAGAAGGAAGGCGCCCTCCCACGCCAGGTGGGCAACAAGACAGAGTGCGCCCTACTGGGCTTTGTCCTGGACCTGAAGCGGGACTTCCAGCCCGTGCGGGAGCAGATCCCGGAAGACAAACTTTACAAAGTGTACACCTTCAACTCAGTCCGCAAGTCCATGAGCACAGTCATCCGCATGCCTGACGGTGGCTTCCGCCTCTTCAGCAAGGGGGCCTCGGAGATCCTGCTGAAAAA CTTTCGGCCTCGGGACCGAGACGACATAGTGAGGAAGATCATCGAGCCGATGGCTTGTGACGGTCTCCGCACCATCTGCATCGCGTACCGGGACTTCCCTGAAGGCCAGGAACCTGACTGGGACAATGAGAACGAGGTTGTGAGTGACCTCACCTGCATAGCTGTCGTGGGCATTGAGGACCCTGTGCGGCCCGAG GTCCCTGAAGCTATCCGAAAATGCCAGCGTGCTGGTATCACAGTTCGCATGGTGACTGGGGACAACATCAACACGGCCCGGGCCATTGCGGCCAAATGTGGCATCATCCAGCCCGGGGAGGACTTCCTGTGCCTGGAAGGGAAAGAATTCAACCGGCGGATCCGCAACGAGAAAGGCGAG ATAGAACAGGAGCGGCTGGACAAGGTGTGGCCCAAGCTGAGGGTGCTGGCCCGGTCATCTCCCACCGACAAACACACTCTGGTCAAAG GGATTATCGACAGCACCAGTGGCGAGCAGCGGCAGGTGGTGGCTGTGACTGGGGATGGCACCAACGATGGGCCGGCCCTCAAGAAGGCGGACGTGGGCTTTGCCATG GGCATCGCGGGGACCGATGTGGCCAAGGAGGCGTCCGACATCATCCTGACAGATGACAACTTCACCAGCATCGTCAAGGCCGTCATGTGGGGCCGCAACGTCTACGACAGCATCTCCAAGTTCCTGCAGTTCCAACTGACAGTCAACGTGGTGGCCGTGATCGTGGCCTTCACAGGTGCATGCATTACTCAG GACTCTCCTCTCAAAGCCGTGCAGATGTTGTGGGTGAACTTGATCATGGATACCTTTGCCTCTCTGGCCCTGGCGACGGAGCCTCCCACAGAGTCACTGCTGCTGCGAAAGCCATATGGCCGAGACAAGCCCCTCATCTCCCGCACCATGATGAAGAATATCCTGGGCCACGCTGTGTACCAGCTCGCCATCATCTTCACCCTGCTCTTTGTCG GAGAGCTCTTCTTCGACATCGACAGCGGAAGGAACGCGCCCCTGCACTCACCCCCCTCAGAGCACTATACCATCATCTTCAACACCTTCGTCATGATGCAGCTGTTCAATGAGATCAACGCCCGCAAGATCCACGGCGAGAGGAACGTCTTCGATGGCATCTTCAGCAACCCCATCTTCTGCACCATCGTCCTGGGCACTTTCGGGATCCAG ATTGTTATCGTCCAGTTCGGCGGGAAGCCCTTCAGCTGCTCCCCGCTGTCCACGGAACAGTGGCTCTGGTGCCTGTTTGTTGGTGTTGGGGAGCTGGTCTGGGGACAG GTCATTGCCACCATCCCCACCAGCCAGCTCAAGTGCCTGAAGGAAGCTGGGCATGGACCGGGGAAGGATGAGATGACAGACGAGGAGCTAGCCGAAGGCGAGGAAGAGATTGACCACGCCGAGCGGGAGCTCCGCAGGGGCCAGATCCTCTGGTTCCGGGGCCTGAACCGGATTCAGACCCAG ATGGAGGTAGTGAGTACCTTCAAGAGAAGCGCTTCATTGCAGGGTGCTGTGCGCCGGCGGTCCTCGGTCCTCAGCCAGCTCCATGACGTAACCAATCTTTCTACCCCTACTCACGTAATTCTCTCTGCTGCCAATCCCGCCAGTGCTGCTGGGA ATCCGGGTGGTGAAAGCATTCCGTAG
- the ATP2B3 gene encoding plasma membrane calcium-transporting ATPase 3 isoform X5 yields the protein MGDMANSSIEFHPKPQQQREAPHAGGFGCTLAELRTLMELRGAEALQKIEETYGDVSGLCRRLKTSPTVGLADNTNDLEKRRQIYGQNFIPPKQPKTFLQLVWEALQDVTLIILEVAAIVSLGLSFYAPPGEESEACGNVSGGTEDEGEAEAGWIEGAAILLSVICVVLVTAFNDWSKEKQFRGLQSRIEQEQKFTVIRNGQLLQVPVAALVVGDIAQVKYGDLLPADGVLIQANDLKIDESSLTGESDHVRKSADKDPMLLSGTHVMEGSGRMVVTAVGVNSQTGIIFTLLGAGGEEEEKKDKKGKQQDGAMESSQTKAKRQDGAVAMEMQPLKSAEGGEMEDREKKRARAPKKEKSVLQGKLTKLAVQIGKAGLVMSAITVIILVLYFVIETFVVEGRTWLAECTPVYVQYFVKFFIIGVTVLVVAVPEGLPLAVTISLAYSVKKMMKDNNLVRHLDACETMGNATAICSDKTGTLTTNRMTVVQSYLGDTHYKEIPAPSALTPKILDLLVHAISINSAYTTKILPPEKEGALPRQVGNKTECALLGFVLDLKRDFQPVREQIPEDKLYKVYTFNSVRKSMSTVIRMPDGGFRLFSKGASEILLKKCTNILNSNGELRSFRPRDRDDIVRKIIEPMACDGLRTICIAYRDFPEGQEPDWDNENEVVSDLTCIAVVGIEDPVRPEVPEAIRKCQRAGITVRMVTGDNINTARAIAAKCGIIQPGEDFLCLEGKEFNRRIRNEKGEIEQERLDKVWPKLRVLARSSPTDKHTLVKGIIDSTSGEQRQVVAVTGDGTNDGPALKKADVGFAMGIAGTDVAKEASDIILTDDNFTSIVKAVMWGRNVYDSISKFLQFQLTVNVVAVIVAFTGACITQDSPLKAVQMLWVNLIMDTFASLALATEPPTESLLLRKPYGRDKPLISRTMMKNILGHAVYQLAIIFTLLFVGELFFDIDSGRNAPLHSPPSEHYTIIFNTFVMMQLFNEINARKIHGERNVFDGIFSNPIFCTIVLGTFGIQIVIVQFGGKPFSCSPLSTEQWLWCLFVGVGELVWGQVIATIPTSQLKCLKEAGHGPGKDEMTDEELAEGEEEIDHAERELRRGQILWFRGLNRIQTQMEVVSTFKRSASLQGAVRRRSSVLSQLHDIRVVKAFRSSLYEGLEKPESKTSIHNFMATPEFLINDYTHNIPLIDDTDVDENEERLRAPPPPSPNQNNNAIDSGIYLTTHVTKSATSSVSPSSPRSSLHSVETAL from the exons GCCTGGCGGACAACACCAATGACCTGGAGAAGCGCAGGCAGATCTACGGGCAGAACTTCATCCCGCCCAAGCAGCCCAAGACTTTCCTGCAGCTGGTATGGGAGGCCCTGCAGGACGTCACCCTCATCATCCTGGAGGTGGCTGCCATCGTCTCCCTGGGCCTCTCATTCTACGCACCGCCAGGAGAGGAGAGTGAAG CTTGCGGGAATGTGTCAGGAGGCACAGAAGATGAGGGCGAGGCAGAGGCTGGCTGGATCGAGGGGGCTGCCATCCTGCTGTCCGTCATCTGTGTGGTGCTGGTGACGGCCTTCAATGACTGGAGCAAGGAGAAGCAGTTCCGAGGCCTGCAGAGCCGGATTGAGCAGGAGCAGAAGTTCACGGTCATCCGGAATGGGCAGCTCCTCCAGGTCCCCGTGGCTGCGCTGGTGGTGGGGGACATTGCCCAGGTCAAGTACG GAGACCTGCTGCCAGCCGATGGCGTGCTCATCCAGGCCAACGACCTCAAGATCGACGAGAGCTCCCTGACAGGCGAGTCTGACCACGTGCGCAAGTCAGCTGACAAAGACCCCATGCTGCTCTCAG GCACTCATGTCATGGAAGGTTCTGGAAGAATGGTGGTGACTGCTGTTGGCGTGAACTCCCAGACAGGCATCATCTTCACACTGCTTGGAGCTGgcggagaggaagaagagaagaaggataAGAAAG GCAAGCAGCAGGATGGGGCCATGGAGAGTAGCCAGACCAAAG CTAAGAGGCAGGATGGGGCAGTGGCCATGGAAATGCAACCCCTGAAGAGTGCGGAGGGTGGGGAAATGGAGGATCGGGAGAAGAAGAGAGCCCGCGCACCCAAGAAAGAGAAGTCTGTTCTTCAGGGGAAGCTCACGAAGCTAGCCGTGCAGATCGGGAAAGCAG GGCTGGTGATGTCTGCCATCACTGTGATCATCCTGGTCCTCTACTTTGTGATCGAGACGTTTGTTGTGGAGGGCCGGACGTGGCTGGCGGAGTGCACGCCGGTCTATGTGCAGTACTTTGTGAAGTTCTTCATCATCGGTGTCACTGTGCTGGTCGTGGCTGTCCCAGAGGGCCTGCCTCTTGCTGTCACCATCTCCTTAGCTTACTCTGTCAAG AAAATGATGAAAGACAACAACCTGGTGCGCCACCTGGATGCCTGTGAGACCATGGGTAATGCCACAGCCATCTGTTCTGACAAGACGGGCACGCTCACCACCAACCGCATGACCGTGGTCCAGTCCTATCTAGGGGACACCCACTACAAAGAGATTCCGGCCCCCAGCGCCCTGACCCCTAAGATCCTTGACCTCTTGGTCCATGCCATCTCCATCAACAGTGCCTATACCACCAAAATACTA CCTCCTGAGAAGGAAGGCGCCCTCCCACGCCAGGTGGGCAACAAGACAGAGTGCGCCCTACTGGGCTTTGTCCTGGACCTGAAGCGGGACTTCCAGCCCGTGCGGGAGCAGATCCCGGAAGACAAACTTTACAAAGTGTACACCTTCAACTCAGTCCGCAAGTCCATGAGCACAGTCATCCGCATGCCTGACGGTGGCTTCCGCCTCTTCAGCAAGGGGGCCTCGGAGATCCTGCTGAAAAA GTGCACCAACATCTTAAACAGCAATGGTGAACTCCGCAGCTTTCGGCCTCGGGACCGAGACGACATAGTGAGGAAGATCATCGAGCCGATGGCTTGTGACGGTCTCCGCACCATCTGCATCGCGTACCGGGACTTCCCTGAAGGCCAGGAACCTGACTGGGACAATGAGAACGAGGTTGTGAGTGACCTCACCTGCATAGCTGTCGTGGGCATTGAGGACCCTGTGCGGCCCGAG GTCCCTGAAGCTATCCGAAAATGCCAGCGTGCTGGTATCACAGTTCGCATGGTGACTGGGGACAACATCAACACGGCCCGGGCCATTGCGGCCAAATGTGGCATCATCCAGCCCGGGGAGGACTTCCTGTGCCTGGAAGGGAAAGAATTCAACCGGCGGATCCGCAACGAGAAAGGCGAG ATAGAACAGGAGCGGCTGGACAAGGTGTGGCCCAAGCTGAGGGTGCTGGCCCGGTCATCTCCCACCGACAAACACACTCTGGTCAAAG GGATTATCGACAGCACCAGTGGCGAGCAGCGGCAGGTGGTGGCTGTGACTGGGGATGGCACCAACGATGGGCCGGCCCTCAAGAAGGCGGACGTGGGCTTTGCCATG GGCATCGCGGGGACCGATGTGGCCAAGGAGGCGTCCGACATCATCCTGACAGATGACAACTTCACCAGCATCGTCAAGGCCGTCATGTGGGGCCGCAACGTCTACGACAGCATCTCCAAGTTCCTGCAGTTCCAACTGACAGTCAACGTGGTGGCCGTGATCGTGGCCTTCACAGGTGCATGCATTACTCAG GACTCTCCTCTCAAAGCCGTGCAGATGTTGTGGGTGAACTTGATCATGGATACCTTTGCCTCTCTGGCCCTGGCGACGGAGCCTCCCACAGAGTCACTGCTGCTGCGAAAGCCATATGGCCGAGACAAGCCCCTCATCTCCCGCACCATGATGAAGAATATCCTGGGCCACGCTGTGTACCAGCTCGCCATCATCTTCACCCTGCTCTTTGTCG GAGAGCTCTTCTTCGACATCGACAGCGGAAGGAACGCGCCCCTGCACTCACCCCCCTCAGAGCACTATACCATCATCTTCAACACCTTCGTCATGATGCAGCTGTTCAATGAGATCAACGCCCGCAAGATCCACGGCGAGAGGAACGTCTTCGATGGCATCTTCAGCAACCCCATCTTCTGCACCATCGTCCTGGGCACTTTCGGGATCCAG ATTGTTATCGTCCAGTTCGGCGGGAAGCCCTTCAGCTGCTCCCCGCTGTCCACGGAACAGTGGCTCTGGTGCCTGTTTGTTGGTGTTGGGGAGCTGGTCTGGGGACAG GTCATTGCCACCATCCCCACCAGCCAGCTCAAGTGCCTGAAGGAAGCTGGGCATGGACCGGGGAAGGATGAGATGACAGACGAGGAGCTAGCCGAAGGCGAGGAAGAGATTGACCACGCCGAGCGGGAGCTCCGCAGGGGCCAGATCCTCTGGTTCCGGGGCCTGAACCGGATTCAGACCCAG ATGGAGGTAGTGAGTACCTTCAAGAGAAGCGCTTCATTGCAGGGTGCTGTGCGCCGGCGGTCCTCGGTCCTCAGCCAGCTCCATGAC ATCCGGGTGGTGAAAGCATTCCGTAGCTCACTCTACGAAGGCCTGGAGAAACCAGAATCCAAGACCTCCATTCACAACTTCATGGCCACGCCTGAGTTTCTGATCAACGACTATACCCACAACATCCCGCTCATCGATGACACGGATGTGGATGAGAACGAGGAGCGCCTCCGGGCCCCCCCGCCCCCGTCCCCCAACCAGAACAACAACGCCATAGACAGTGGCATCTATCTGACCACGCATGTCACCAAGTCAGCTACCTCTTCAGTGTCTCCCTCCAGTCCCAGGAGCTCGCTCCACAGCGTGGAGACGGCCCTCTAA
- the ATP2B3 gene encoding plasma membrane calcium-transporting ATPase 3 isoform X12, which produces MGDMANSSIEFHPKPQQQREAPHAGGFGCTLAELRTLMELRGAEALQKIEETYGDVSGLCRRLKTSPTVGLADNTNDLEKRRQIYGQNFIPPKQPKTFLQLVWEALQDVTLIILEVAAIVSLGLSFYAPPGEESEACGNVSGGTEDEGEAEAGWIEGAAILLSVICVVLVTAFNDWSKEKQFRGLQSRIEQEQKFTVIRNGQLLQVPVAALVVGDIAQVKYGDLLPADGVLIQANDLKIDESSLTGESDHVRKSADKDPMLLSGTHVMEGSGRMVVTAVGVNSQTGIIFTLLGAGGEEEEKKDKKGKQQDGAMESSQTKAKRQDGAVAMEMQPLKSAEGGEMEDREKKRARAPKKEKSVLQGKLTKLAVQIGKAGLVMSAITVIILVLYFVIETFVVEGRTWLAECTPVYVQYFVKFFIIGVTVLVVAVPEGLPLAVTISLAYSVKKMMKDNNLVRHLDACETMGNATAICSDKTGTLTTNRMTVVQSYLGDTHYKEIPAPSALTPKILDLLVHAISINSAYTTKILPPEKEGALPRQVGNKTECALLGFVLDLKRDFQPVREQIPEDKLYKVYTFNSVRKSMSTVIRMPDGGFRLFSKGASEILLKKCTNILNSNGELRSFRPRDRDDIVRKIIEPMACDGLRTICIAYRDFPEGQEPDWDNENEVVSDLTCIAVVGIEDPVRPEVPEAIRKCQRAGITVRMVTGDNINTARAIAAKCGIIQPGEDFLCLEGKEFNRRIRNEKGEIEQERLDKVWPKLRVLARSSPTDKHTLVKGIIDSTSGEQRQVVAVTGDGTNDGPALKKADVGFAMGIAGTDVAKEASDIILTDDNFTSIVKAVMWGRNVYDSISKFLQFQLTVNVVAVIVAFTGACITQDSPLKAVQMLWVNLIMDTFASLALATEPPTESLLLRKPYGRDKPLISRTMMKNILGHAVYQLAIIFTLLFVGELFFDIDSGRNAPLHSPPSEHYTIIFNTFVMMQLFNEINARKIHGERNVFDGIFSNPIFCTIVLGTFGIQIVIVQFGGKPFSCSPLSTEQWLWCLFVGVGELVWGQVIATIPTSQLKCLKEAGHGPGKDEMTDEELAEGEEEIDHAERELRRGQILWFRGLNRIQTQIRVVKAFRSSLYEGLEKPESKTSIHNFMATPEFLINDYTHNIPLIDDTDVDENEERLRAPPPPSPNQNNNAIDSGIYLTTHVTKSATSSVSPSSPRSSLHSVETAL; this is translated from the exons GCCTGGCGGACAACACCAATGACCTGGAGAAGCGCAGGCAGATCTACGGGCAGAACTTCATCCCGCCCAAGCAGCCCAAGACTTTCCTGCAGCTGGTATGGGAGGCCCTGCAGGACGTCACCCTCATCATCCTGGAGGTGGCTGCCATCGTCTCCCTGGGCCTCTCATTCTACGCACCGCCAGGAGAGGAGAGTGAAG CTTGCGGGAATGTGTCAGGAGGCACAGAAGATGAGGGCGAGGCAGAGGCTGGCTGGATCGAGGGGGCTGCCATCCTGCTGTCCGTCATCTGTGTGGTGCTGGTGACGGCCTTCAATGACTGGAGCAAGGAGAAGCAGTTCCGAGGCCTGCAGAGCCGGATTGAGCAGGAGCAGAAGTTCACGGTCATCCGGAATGGGCAGCTCCTCCAGGTCCCCGTGGCTGCGCTGGTGGTGGGGGACATTGCCCAGGTCAAGTACG GAGACCTGCTGCCAGCCGATGGCGTGCTCATCCAGGCCAACGACCTCAAGATCGACGAGAGCTCCCTGACAGGCGAGTCTGACCACGTGCGCAAGTCAGCTGACAAAGACCCCATGCTGCTCTCAG GCACTCATGTCATGGAAGGTTCTGGAAGAATGGTGGTGACTGCTGTTGGCGTGAACTCCCAGACAGGCATCATCTTCACACTGCTTGGAGCTGgcggagaggaagaagagaagaaggataAGAAAG GCAAGCAGCAGGATGGGGCCATGGAGAGTAGCCAGACCAAAG CTAAGAGGCAGGATGGGGCAGTGGCCATGGAAATGCAACCCCTGAAGAGTGCGGAGGGTGGGGAAATGGAGGATCGGGAGAAGAAGAGAGCCCGCGCACCCAAGAAAGAGAAGTCTGTTCTTCAGGGGAAGCTCACGAAGCTAGCCGTGCAGATCGGGAAAGCAG GGCTGGTGATGTCTGCCATCACTGTGATCATCCTGGTCCTCTACTTTGTGATCGAGACGTTTGTTGTGGAGGGCCGGACGTGGCTGGCGGAGTGCACGCCGGTCTATGTGCAGTACTTTGTGAAGTTCTTCATCATCGGTGTCACTGTGCTGGTCGTGGCTGTCCCAGAGGGCCTGCCTCTTGCTGTCACCATCTCCTTAGCTTACTCTGTCAAG AAAATGATGAAAGACAACAACCTGGTGCGCCACCTGGATGCCTGTGAGACCATGGGTAATGCCACAGCCATCTGTTCTGACAAGACGGGCACGCTCACCACCAACCGCATGACCGTGGTCCAGTCCTATCTAGGGGACACCCACTACAAAGAGATTCCGGCCCCCAGCGCCCTGACCCCTAAGATCCTTGACCTCTTGGTCCATGCCATCTCCATCAACAGTGCCTATACCACCAAAATACTA CCTCCTGAGAAGGAAGGCGCCCTCCCACGCCAGGTGGGCAACAAGACAGAGTGCGCCCTACTGGGCTTTGTCCTGGACCTGAAGCGGGACTTCCAGCCCGTGCGGGAGCAGATCCCGGAAGACAAACTTTACAAAGTGTACACCTTCAACTCAGTCCGCAAGTCCATGAGCACAGTCATCCGCATGCCTGACGGTGGCTTCCGCCTCTTCAGCAAGGGGGCCTCGGAGATCCTGCTGAAAAA GTGCACCAACATCTTAAACAGCAATGGTGAACTCCGCAGCTTTCGGCCTCGGGACCGAGACGACATAGTGAGGAAGATCATCGAGCCGATGGCTTGTGACGGTCTCCGCACCATCTGCATCGCGTACCGGGACTTCCCTGAAGGCCAGGAACCTGACTGGGACAATGAGAACGAGGTTGTGAGTGACCTCACCTGCATAGCTGTCGTGGGCATTGAGGACCCTGTGCGGCCCGAG GTCCCTGAAGCTATCCGAAAATGCCAGCGTGCTGGTATCACAGTTCGCATGGTGACTGGGGACAACATCAACACGGCCCGGGCCATTGCGGCCAAATGTGGCATCATCCAGCCCGGGGAGGACTTCCTGTGCCTGGAAGGGAAAGAATTCAACCGGCGGATCCGCAACGAGAAAGGCGAG ATAGAACAGGAGCGGCTGGACAAGGTGTGGCCCAAGCTGAGGGTGCTGGCCCGGTCATCTCCCACCGACAAACACACTCTGGTCAAAG GGATTATCGACAGCACCAGTGGCGAGCAGCGGCAGGTGGTGGCTGTGACTGGGGATGGCACCAACGATGGGCCGGCCCTCAAGAAGGCGGACGTGGGCTTTGCCATG GGCATCGCGGGGACCGATGTGGCCAAGGAGGCGTCCGACATCATCCTGACAGATGACAACTTCACCAGCATCGTCAAGGCCGTCATGTGGGGCCGCAACGTCTACGACAGCATCTCCAAGTTCCTGCAGTTCCAACTGACAGTCAACGTGGTGGCCGTGATCGTGGCCTTCACAGGTGCATGCATTACTCAG GACTCTCCTCTCAAAGCCGTGCAGATGTTGTGGGTGAACTTGATCATGGATACCTTTGCCTCTCTGGCCCTGGCGACGGAGCCTCCCACAGAGTCACTGCTGCTGCGAAAGCCATATGGCCGAGACAAGCCCCTCATCTCCCGCACCATGATGAAGAATATCCTGGGCCACGCTGTGTACCAGCTCGCCATCATCTTCACCCTGCTCTTTGTCG GAGAGCTCTTCTTCGACATCGACAGCGGAAGGAACGCGCCCCTGCACTCACCCCCCTCAGAGCACTATACCATCATCTTCAACACCTTCGTCATGATGCAGCTGTTCAATGAGATCAACGCCCGCAAGATCCACGGCGAGAGGAACGTCTTCGATGGCATCTTCAGCAACCCCATCTTCTGCACCATCGTCCTGGGCACTTTCGGGATCCAG ATTGTTATCGTCCAGTTCGGCGGGAAGCCCTTCAGCTGCTCCCCGCTGTCCACGGAACAGTGGCTCTGGTGCCTGTTTGTTGGTGTTGGGGAGCTGGTCTGGGGACAG GTCATTGCCACCATCCCCACCAGCCAGCTCAAGTGCCTGAAGGAAGCTGGGCATGGACCGGGGAAGGATGAGATGACAGACGAGGAGCTAGCCGAAGGCGAGGAAGAGATTGACCACGCCGAGCGGGAGCTCCGCAGGGGCCAGATCCTCTGGTTCCGGGGCCTGAACCGGATTCAGACCCAG ATCCGGGTGGTGAAAGCATTCCGTAGCTCACTCTACGAAGGCCTGGAGAAACCAGAATCCAAGACCTCCATTCACAACTTCATGGCCACGCCTGAGTTTCTGATCAACGACTATACCCACAACATCCCGCTCATCGATGACACGGATGTGGATGAGAACGAGGAGCGCCTCCGGGCCCCCCCGCCCCCGTCCCCCAACCAGAACAACAACGCCATAGACAGTGGCATCTATCTGACCACGCATGTCACCAAGTCAGCTACCTCTTCAGTGTCTCCCTCCAGTCCCAGGAGCTCGCTCCACAGCGTGGAGACGGCCCTCTAA